The Caldanaerovirga acetigignens genome contains the following window.
CAACTGCTTGAATGCCGCTGCTGACAGCGGATTTTACAGCGCTCACTTCGCCTAAAATAATGACAACGGATTTTCCTCCCATTCCCCTAGCAAGCCTTACTTCAGAAACTACTACATTACCACCTTTTGCAGCGGCATCCGCTGCTTTAATCGCCGAAGCCACGCTAAAGGTCTCTATAAGCCCCAAGGATTGCTTTTCTAAATTTATTTCTGTCGTTCCGGATAGAGCCGAAAGCAATGATTCATGCGGATTTGAAATTAGAAGCTCATCTATCACCCCGTCTTTGAACTCTTCTTTGCCCGCTTGAATAGCATTTTTCACTGCACTGACTTCACCGGTGATTAAAATGACAAATTTTCCGGGACAGACACTCGTCGCTGTTATTAGTTCTACTGGTGCGGATTTCAGCATTTTGTCGGACGCCACAAGACCTCTTGTTATCTCTCTGAACTCCAAAAGCCCCAAAGCTTTCATATATTTATTTCCTCCTCATTCACTTTTGACTACTATAGAGGTTTCGTCTATTTTTACTACTGTGCCGTCAATACTGGCGTGAATATTTGCACCAAGCTGCCCTTCTTGAATTTTAGCAACGACATCATTTTTGTTTACTTTGTCCCCCACTTTTACTACAGGAATTGCTGGACTTCCCGCATGTTGTTTTAACAACAACTTAACTTCTTTTGCTTTTATCTTTTTATCAGTATAATCAATA
Protein-coding sequences here:
- a CDS encoding BMC domain-containing protein, encoding MKALGLLEFREITRGLVASDKMLKSAPVELITATSVCPGKFVILITGEVSAVKNAIQAGKEEFKDGVIDELLISNPHESLLSALSGTTEINLEKQSLGLIETFSVASAIKAADAAAKGGNVVVSEVRLARGMGGKSVVIILGEVSAVKSAVSSGIQAVEEGLLVSHAVISNVTQKLLKSWV